In Amaranthus tricolor cultivar Red isolate AtriRed21 chromosome 5, ASM2621246v1, whole genome shotgun sequence, a genomic segment contains:
- the LOC130813320 gene encoding transcription factor DIVARICATA-like, which produces MKWEMEVLSSYLSSASWLIDESRNTKWSQAENKIFENALAVYDKDTPDRWQKVAAMLPGKTVGDVIKQYKELEDDVSNIEAGLVPIPGYDSTSAFTLEWINNNAGYDAYKHTYSPGGKRGPPGVRPPDQERKKGVPWTEEEHKLFLMGLKKYGKGDWRNISRNFVVTRTPTQVASHAQKYFIRQLSGGKDKRRASIHDITTVNLENESVSPDHTNSNNKRSTSPDQYSTITVQNQHQPNSTHFQWDQSSNGAAITFDAMQGNLLMPGYGVGSYGLKVQGQNLQRNDFIENYVGAQNMGFQIQATQNYPHG; this is translated from the exons ATGAAGTGGGAGATGGAAGTTTTATCATCATACCTATCAAGTGCAAGTTGGTTGATTGATGAAAGTAGGAACACAAAATGGAGTCAAGCTGAAAACAAGATATTTGAAAATGCTCTTGCAGTTTATGATAAAGACACTCCAGATCGATGGCAAAAAGTAGCAGCTATGCTCCCTGGGAAAACAGTTGGTGATGTTATCAAACAATACAAGGAATTAGAAGATGATGTTAGTAATATTGAAGCTGGTTTAGTACCCATTCCTGGTTATGATTCTACCTCTGCTTTTACCTTAGAATGGATTAATAATAATGCGGGTTATGATGCTTACAAGCACACTTATAGCCCTGGTGGTAAGAGGGGGCCGCCTGGTGTTCGGCCCCCCGATCAAGAGAGGAAGAAGGGGGTTCCTTGGACTGAGGAAGAGCACAA GTTGTTCTTGATGGGGTTGAAGAAATATGGGAAAGGAGATTGGAGAAACATTTCAAGGAATTTTGTGGTAACAAGGACTCCAACCCAAGTGGCTAGTCATGCACAAAAGTACTTCATAAGGCAACTTTCAggagggaaagacaagagaagaGCCAGTATTCATGATATAACTACAGTCAATCTAGAAAATGAATCAGTTTCACCAGATCATACTAACAGCAACAACAAGAGATCAACTTCACCAGATCAGTATTCTACCATTACAGTGCAAAACCAACATCAGCCAAATTCAACACATTTTCAATGGGATCAATCGAGCAATGGGGCCGCCATTACATTCGATGCGATGCAGGGAAACTTGTTGATGCCAGGTTATGGTGTTGGGTCATATGGGTTGAAAGTGCAGGGACAAAATTTACAGAGGAATGATTTTATAGAAAATTATGTTGGAGCTCAAAATATGGGTTTCCAGATTCAAGCAACACAGAATTATCCTCATGGATGA